In Rhodospirillum rubrum ATCC 11170, a genomic segment contains:
- a CDS encoding ABC transporter ATP-binding protein, whose product MSSSPPTMTQPEPALRLRAITKRFGALLANDAISLDLAKGEILALLGENGAGKTTLMNILFGHYLADSGSIEVFGKPLTAASPRAAIAAGLGMVHQHFTLAENLSVLENVLIGTEPLWLPRLGRAKARARLLALGRRFGLEVNPDAAVAALSVGERQRVEILKALYRDARILILDEPTAVLTPQESEALFSTLRTMVGDGLSVIFISHKLNEVAAVSSRVAVLRGGKLVAERPTAGMNRAALAELMVGRPVADPVRRPLPPGPPALALRAITVNGPGIRAPLRDVSLTVHRHEIVGIAGVSGNGQATLAALISGLVAPTSGQFRLFGQEPARHRPTQMITLGVGRIPEDRHAEGLVGDLAIWENLIAEQYRDKAFQRAGFVKRKAARAHARALIADFDVRCSSPDATTRLLSGGNMQKLILGRTLTRDPGLILANQPNRGLDIGAVAFVHDRLLRAREKGAAIVLISEDLDEILALSDRIAVIHAGRLSPPVARESVTIGQLGVMMAGDGPQEAGHAA is encoded by the coding sequence TTGTCCTCCTCCCCCCCGACGATGACGCAGCCGGAGCCCGCGCTCCGGCTGCGCGCCATCACCAAGCGCTTCGGCGCCCTGTTGGCCAATGACGCCATCAGCCTGGATCTGGCCAAGGGCGAGATCCTGGCGCTGCTGGGCGAAAACGGCGCGGGCAAGACCACTTTGATGAATATCCTGTTTGGCCATTATCTGGCCGATTCAGGGTCGATCGAGGTCTTTGGCAAGCCTTTGACCGCCGCCTCGCCGCGCGCGGCCATCGCCGCCGGCCTAGGCATGGTCCACCAGCATTTCACCCTGGCCGAGAACCTCAGCGTTCTTGAAAACGTGCTGATCGGCACCGAGCCGCTGTGGCTTCCCCGCCTGGGGCGGGCCAAGGCGCGGGCCCGTTTGCTGGCGCTTGGCCGGCGCTTCGGCCTGGAGGTCAATCCCGACGCCGCCGTGGCCGCCTTGTCGGTGGGCGAACGCCAGCGCGTGGAAATCCTCAAGGCCCTCTACCGCGACGCCCGCATCCTGATCCTTGACGAACCGACCGCCGTGCTGACCCCGCAGGAAAGCGAAGCGCTGTTTTCCACCCTGCGCACCATGGTCGGCGACGGGCTGTCGGTCATTTTCATCAGCCATAAGTTAAACGAGGTCGCCGCCGTCAGCAGCCGGGTCGCCGTGTTGCGCGGCGGCAAGCTGGTGGCCGAGCGCCCGACCGCCGGCATGAACCGCGCCGCCTTGGCCGAGTTGATGGTCGGCCGCCCGGTGGCCGATCCGGTGCGCCGCCCCCTGCCGCCCGGCCCGCCGGCCCTGGCGCTGCGCGCCATCACGGTCAACGGTCCCGGGATCCGCGCCCCCTTGCGCGATGTCAGCCTGACCGTCCATCGCCACGAGATTGTCGGCATCGCCGGGGTGTCGGGCAATGGGCAAGCCACCCTGGCGGCGCTGATTTCCGGGCTGGTCGCCCCGACGTCGGGCCAGTTTCGCCTGTTTGGTCAGGAACCCGCCCGCCACCGCCCAACCCAGATGATTACCCTAGGGGTGGGGCGCATTCCCGAGGATCGCCACGCCGAAGGGCTGGTCGGCGATCTGGCGATCTGGGAAAACCTGATCGCCGAACAGTATCGCGACAAGGCCTTCCAGCGCGCCGGCTTCGTGAAACGCAAGGCCGCCCGCGCCCATGCCCGGGCGCTAATCGCCGATTTCGACGTACGCTGCTCCTCGCCCGACGCCACGACGCGTCTGCTGTCGGGGGGCAATATGCAAAAGCTCATCCTCGGGCGGACGTTGACGCGCGATCCCGGCTTGATCCTGGCCAATCAGCCCAATCGCGGCCTGGATATCGGCGCCGTCGCCTTTGTTCACGACCGGTTGTTGCGGGCCCGCGAGAAAGGGGCGGCGATCGTGCTGATTTCCGAAGACCTTGATGAAATCCTGGCGCTGTCTGATCGCATCGCCGTTATCCATGCTGGCCGCCTGTCGCCGCCGGTCGCCCGCGAAAGCGTGACCATCGGCCAATTGGGCGTGATGATGGCCGGTGACGGCCCACAGGAGGCCGGTCATGCGGCTTGA